In Populus nigra chromosome 1, ddPopNigr1.1, whole genome shotgun sequence, one genomic interval encodes:
- the LOC133697557 gene encoding UDP-glycosyltransferase 87A1-like: MDHLGGNLEPTTICHVMALPFPGRGHINPMMNLCRSLASKRPDILITFVVTEEWLGLIGSEPKPDNISFGTIPNVLTSERARAGKFPAFFQEVLTKMEAPVERLLGQLKPPVSTIVADTYLMWAFEMANRNNIPVASLWTMSVPVYSVFQHFDLLVQNGHFPIELKERGEELVEYIPGISSTRVVDLPTCVYGHGRDILHRGFEAIASVSKAQFLLLCSVYELESQAIDALKASISLPIYHIGPTIPYFKLEQEEIVTGPGETTNYFRWLDMQPRGSVLYVSQGSTHSAPSAQLDEIAAGLRDSGVRYLWVARAEASLFKEGRGDMGLVVPWCDQLRVLCHPSLGGFWSHCGWGSTSEAAFAGIPLLTFPLYWDQAPNSKVIVDDWKIGWRVKSGLDVDKLIKRDEIAGLVKRFMDSESDEVKEMRRRAREISEICRRAIRKGGSSDTSIDAFIDDILQHHKN; encoded by the exons ATGGATCATCTAGGAGGAAACCTTGAGCCAACCACCATTTGCCATGTTATGGCCTTACCATTTCCAGGTCGTGGCCATATAAATCCCATGATGAACCTTTGCAGGTCACTGGCTTCAAAAAGACCTGATATTCTTATAACATTTGTTGTCACTGAAGAGTGGCTGGGCTTGATAGGCTCGGAGCCAAAACCTGACAACATAAGCTTTGGCACCATTCCCAACGTGCTCACTTCTGAGAGAGCTCGAGCTGGGAAATTCCCTGCCTTCTTCCAAGAGGTTTTGACCAAGATGGAAGCGCCGGTCGAGAGGCTCCTTGGTCAGCTTAAGCCACCAGTGAGCACCATCGTAGCGGACACGTATTTGATGTGGGCTTTTGAGATGGCAAATCGCAACAATATTCCGGTGGCCTCGCTGTGGACAATGTCGGTGCCGGTGTATTCCGTGTTTCAGCATTTCGATCTCCTTGTCCAAAATGGACATTTCCCAATTGAGTTGAAAG AAAGAGGAGAGGAACTAGTGGAATATATACCAGGGATTTCTTCAACGCGTGTCGTGGACCTTCCAACGTGTGTGTATGGGCATGGACGAGATATCTTGCATCGAGGATTCGAAGCCATTGCAAGTGTGTCCAAGGCACAGTTTCTTCTACTCTGCTCAGTCTACGAGCTTGAATCTCAGGCGATCGATGCTTTAAAAGCAAGCATTTCATTACCTATCTATCACATTGGTCCTACCATACCTTACTTCAAACTAGAGCAAGAAGAGATTGTTACAGGTCCAGGTGAGACGACTAACTATTTCCGATGGCTCGACATGCAACCGAGAGGATCTGTCTTGTATGTTTCTCAGGGCAGTACTCATTCAGCTCCAAGTGCCCAATTGGATGAGATTGCTGCTGGCTTGCGCGATAGTGGTGTTAGGTACTTGTGGGTGGCAAGGGCAGAAGCTTCTTTGTTCAAAGAGGGTCGTGGTGACATGGGTTTGGTAGTGCCATGGTGTGACCAATTAAGAGTATTGTGCCATCCTTCTCTTGGGGGGTTCTGGTCACATTGTGGATGGGGTTCTACCTCAGAAGCTGCTTTTGCTGGTATTCCATTGCTTACCTTCCCTTTATACTGGGATCAAGCCCCGAATAGTAAGGTAATTGTTGATGATTGGAAGATTGGTTGGAGAGTAAAGAGTGGATTGGATGTGGACAAGTTGAtaaaaagagatgaaattgcAGGGCTCGTAAAAAGGTTTATGGATTCGGAAAGCGATGAGGTGAAAGAAATGAGGAGAAGAGCAAGAGAAATTAGTGAGATTTGTCGACGAGCCATTCGGAAAGGTGGATCATCTGATACCAGTATCGATGCCTTTATTGATGACATCCTGCAACACCACAAGAATTAA
- the LOC133695962 gene encoding zinc finger protein CONSTANS-LIKE 16, whose protein sequence is MKYNSFLKSPKKEEQEVPDTVVPQLSNIKEESYGNGEIDVVDELEGIFGIEHDEMLSSDNMYGQLGWDFMDLEEYPAAEDEEGSEMFKFGDSRSSFFEFEESHYSIGKVIKEESIGFGDGHGDEKGVSLNLNLNYQEVLEAWSDRGPLLADDHSLSTASNGHYMGEVPVMEEDRTRREASVLRYKEKRQTRLFSKKIRYQVRKLNADKRPRLKGRFVKRVT, encoded by the exons ATGAAGTACAATTCTTTCTTAAAAAGCCCAAAGAAGGAAGAGCAAGAGGTCCCAGATACCGTTGTTCCTCAACTCTCCAACATCAAAGAAGAATCCTATGGCAATGGAGAGATTGATGTTGTGGATGAATTGGAAGGGATTTTTGGAATTGAACATGATGAGATGTTGTCAAGTGATAACATGTACGGCCAACTTGGTTGGGATTTTATGGACTTGGAGGAGTATCCAGCTGCTGAAGATGAAGAAGGATCAGAAATGTTTAAGTTTGGTGACAGCAGAAGCAGTTTCTTCGAGTTTGAAGAAAGCCATTACAGTATTGGTAAGGTTATAAAGGAAGAGAGTATTGGGTTTGGGGATGGACATGGAGATGAGAAAGGAGTGTCTTTGAACTTGAACTTGAACTACCAAGAGGTCTTGGAGGCATGGTCTGATCGTGGGCCACTTTTGGCCGATGATCACTCTCTTTCCACGGCAAGCAATGGCCATTAT ATGGGAGAGGTGCCAGTGATGGAAGAAGATAGGACAAGAAGGGAAGCAAGTGTCCTTAGATACAAAGAGAAGCGCCAGACCAGATTGTTCTCTAAGAAGATAAGATATCAAGTTCGCAAGCTCAATGCAGATAAAAGGCCTAGACTCAAG GGTCGATTTGTGAAGAGAgttacctga
- the LOC133686719 gene encoding LOB domain-containing protein 12 has product MAGSSPCASCKLLRRRCAKDCIFAPYFPSDDPHKFAIVHKIFGASNVSKMLQEIPIHQRADAVGSLVYEANARVRDPVYGCVGAISYLQNQVSQLQMQLAVAQAEILCIQMQQEPNLPTQLDQDDKSLLLASCNNFNSIPQYFNFASSSNVIQDPLKRESLWT; this is encoded by the exons ATGGCGGGTTCTTCACCATGTGCATCCTGCAAACTACTAAGGCGCCGGTGTGCCAAAGACTGCATCTTTGCCCCTTACTTCCCTTCTGATGATCCCCATAAGTTTGCCATTGTTCACAAGATTTTTGGTGCAAGTAATGTCAGCAAAATGTTGCAG GAGATTCCAATTCATCAAAGAGCAGATGCTGTGGGTAGTCTAGTTTATGAAGCGAATGCAAGAGTGCGAGACCCCGTCTATGGATGTGTTGGTGCAATATCTTACTTACAAAATCAAGTATCACAGTTACAAATGCAACTTGCAGTAGCTCAAGCAGAGATACTATGCATCCAGATGCAACAAGAGCCTAACTTACCAACCCAGCTAGATCAAGATGACAAGTCGCTTCTTTTAGCCAGCTGCAATAACTTCAACAGCATTCCTCAGTATTTTAACTTTGCCTCTTCAAGCAATGTAATCCAAGACCCTCTTAAGAGAGAGTCTCTTTGGACCTAG
- the LOC133687804 gene encoding protein DOUBLE-STRAND BREAK FORMATION, whose amino-acid sequence MAGDTGAPHQISLFRSQITTRRFNDESLRILESLLVFKDVKSQIETRSDLKQFLRFESLSIFHEIKCKTVYQKLFILQFFVRAFALIGDTESCLALKYEALLFRDVKSSSDRSLHVSYLEWLNFAHHSLDQGFYSIATQASEKALACFQKKDVADAKTGEFFENARVIEDIKRLKDRATRSAASGSVQAQAAEYLKRKVVEKSRTCSSFRTETKSAASTLFRNGIKKRHARELRKHQSLQQNIEF is encoded by the exons ATGGCAGGAGACACAGGAGCTCCTCACCAGATCTCCCTCTTCCGCTCTCAAATCACAACCAGAAG ATTCAACGACGAATCGCTGCGAATTCTCGAATCACTTCTGGTCTTCAAAGACGTGAAGTCGCAGATCGAGACTCGATCGGACTTGAAACAGTTCTTGAGATTCGAATCTCTCTCTATTTTCCACGAAATCAAATGTAAAACAGTTTATCAGAAGCTTTTCATTCTCCAATTCTTCGTTCGCGCTTTCGCTCTCATAGGCGACACCGAG AGTTGTTTGGCACTGAAATACGAGGCATTGCTTTTTCGTGATGTCAAGTCTAGCAGTGACCGATCACTACATGTTTCGTATTTGGAATGGCTAAATTTTGCTCACCATTCGCTCGATCAGGGCTTCTATTCTATTGCTACAcag GCAAGTGAAAAAGCCCTAGCATGCTTTCAAAAGAAGGATGTCGCAGATGCCAAAACAGGCGAATTCTTCGAAAATGCGCGCGTTATTGAAGATATAAAGAGGCTTAAGGACCGTGCCACGAGGTCTGCAGCTTCAGGCTCTG TCCAGGCACAGGCGGCAGAGTATTTGAAAAGGAAAGTTGTCGAGAAGAGCAGAACATGTTCTTCATTTCGTACAGAAACAAAGAGTGCTGCTAGCACTCTGTTTAGAAATGGAATCAAGAAGCGGCATGCGCGTGAATTGCGCAAACACCAAAGTTTGCAGCAGAACATTGAATTTTAA
- the LOC133687788 gene encoding protein FLX-like 1 isoform X2 — translation MAGRNHLQLREIPLSRAALLPHPTTDPHRLHARPHHLLLEDRISIQHREIQSLLLENERLAATHFALKQELSLSQQDLRHLSTLAADVKAERDNQVREVYERSLKSDAELRSIDAMSAELVQVRTNVQKLTAQRQDMTAQLKGMNNEIVKAKTETQQVGVLKAEIETVQQEIQRGRAAIAYEKKTRAINLEQEKVLEKNMNLVIREIEKLRGEFANAEKRARAAAAAANPSPGYGGNYGSAEVGCGGSSYPDPYGLQQGEPRNLRETTHLLYA, via the exons atgGCAGGACGCAACCATCTCCAACTCCGAGAAATCCCTTTATCTCGAGCCGCCCTCCTTCCACACCCAACCACCGACCCACACCGCCTCCATGCCCGCCCTCACCACCTCCTCCTCGAAGACCGTATATCAATCCAGCACCGTGAGATCCAATCCCTTCTTTTAGAAAATGAACGACTCGCAGCCACACACTTTGCATTAAAACAAGAACTCTCTTTATCACAACAAGACCTTCGTCACTTATCAACACTTGCTGCTGATGTCAAAGCCGAGAGAGACAATCAAGTTCGTGAAGTCTATGAAAGATCGTTGAAATCGGACGCTGAGTTACGGTCTATTGATGCTATGAGTGCTGAGCTTGTTCAGGTGAGGACGAATGTACAGAAACTTACTGCGCAACGCCAGGATATGACTGCACAATTGAAGGggatgaataatgaaattgttaAAGCTAAAACGGAAACGCAGCAGGTGGGTGTTCTTAAAGCGGAGATTGAGACTGTACAGCAAGAGATTCAAAGAGGAAG GGCTGCTATTGCATATGAGAAGAAGACACGGGCGATTAATCTTGAGCAAGAAAAGGTATTGGAGAAAAATATGAATCTTGTGATTCGAGAAATTGAGAAACTTCGCGGTGAGTTTGCTAATGCAGAGAAAAGAGCAAGGGCAGCAGCTGCAGCAGCAAACCCAA GTCCTGGATATGGTGGAAACTATGGCAGTGCTGAAGTGGGATGTGGAGGAAGTTCATATCCTGATCCTTATGGCTTGCAGCAG GGTGAACCTCGAAATCTGAGAGAAACAACCCATCTTCTCTATGCATAA
- the LOC133687788 gene encoding protein FLX-like 1 isoform X1 has protein sequence MAGRNHLQLREIPLSRAALLPHPTTDPHRLHARPHHLLLEDRISIQHREIQSLLLENERLAATHFALKQELSLSQQDLRHLSTLAADVKAERDNQVREVYERSLKSDAELRSIDAMSAELVQVRTNVQKLTAQRQDMTAQLKGMNNEIVKAKTETQQVGVLKAEIETVQQEIQRGRAAIAYEKKTRAINLEQEKVLEKNMNLVIREIEKLRGEFANAEKRARAAAAAANPSPGYGGNYGSAEVGCGGSSYPDPYGLQQVQVGSDSGPTFASGVMSNGPYDTAHG, from the exons atgGCAGGACGCAACCATCTCCAACTCCGAGAAATCCCTTTATCTCGAGCCGCCCTCCTTCCACACCCAACCACCGACCCACACCGCCTCCATGCCCGCCCTCACCACCTCCTCCTCGAAGACCGTATATCAATCCAGCACCGTGAGATCCAATCCCTTCTTTTAGAAAATGAACGACTCGCAGCCACACACTTTGCATTAAAACAAGAACTCTCTTTATCACAACAAGACCTTCGTCACTTATCAACACTTGCTGCTGATGTCAAAGCCGAGAGAGACAATCAAGTTCGTGAAGTCTATGAAAGATCGTTGAAATCGGACGCTGAGTTACGGTCTATTGATGCTATGAGTGCTGAGCTTGTTCAGGTGAGGACGAATGTACAGAAACTTACTGCGCAACGCCAGGATATGACTGCACAATTGAAGGggatgaataatgaaattgttaAAGCTAAAACGGAAACGCAGCAGGTGGGTGTTCTTAAAGCGGAGATTGAGACTGTACAGCAAGAGATTCAAAGAGGAAG GGCTGCTATTGCATATGAGAAGAAGACACGGGCGATTAATCTTGAGCAAGAAAAGGTATTGGAGAAAAATATGAATCTTGTGATTCGAGAAATTGAGAAACTTCGCGGTGAGTTTGCTAATGCAGAGAAAAGAGCAAGGGCAGCAGCTGCAGCAGCAAACCCAA GTCCTGGATATGGTGGAAACTATGGCAGTGCTGAAGTGGGATGTGGAGGAAGTTCATATCCTGATCCTTATGGCTTGCAGCAG GTTCAGGTTGGTAGTGATTCTGGTCCTACCTTTGCATCTGGAGTAATGTCTAATGGTCCCTATGACACTGCACATGGATGA
- the LOC133702666 gene encoding transcription initiation factor TFIID subunit 15b-like yields MSGMYGQDGDSGPPSYGGGGGYGGYGGDGGGRGGYGGRGGGGGGGRGGGGGGYGGPSQSRGGGYQGGDRGGRGGGGRGGGRGGSGREGDWPCPKPGCGNLNFARRVACNKCGTPAPAAGQNDRSDGDGGYRGGSGGGFGGNRGGRGGDSYDGNRSSNYNDGSRGGGYDNRSGNRGGSYSGNQGRDDSGYNQAPPPSLPSYGGGGGGNYPPAPNSYGGNANYGMEAVPPPTSYTGGPTSYPPSYGGPASGYGGDATGEVRSGGRGGQPGGYEGGRGGGGSRNQGGSGYGAAPADAPAKIKQCDDNCGDTCDNARIYISNLPPDVTIEELRELFGGIGQVGRIKQKRGYKDQWPWNIKIYTDENGNNKGDACLAYEDPSAAHSAGGFYNNYDFRGYKINVAMAEKSAPRQPAHDHGGGRGGYGGGGRRRDNYRDGGNSGPDRHQYGGNRSRPY; encoded by the exons ATGTCTGGTATGTATGGTCAAGACGGTGATTCTGGCCCTCCGTCTTATGGCGGCGGAGGTGGATATGGAGGTTACGGAGGCGATGGTGGCGGGCGTGGTGGATATGGTGGTCgaggtggtggtggaggcgGGGGAagaggcggaggaggaggaggatatgGTGGTCCTTCGCAAAGTCGAg GAGGTGGATACCAAGGAGGAGATCGGGGAGGCAGAGGAGGCGGCGGAAGAGGTGGTGGCAGAGGTGGAAGCGGCAGGGAAGGTGATTGGCCTTGCCCTAAACCAGG TTGTGGGAATTTGAACTTTGCAAGAAGAGTTGCTTGTAATAAATGCGGTACTCCTGCTCCTGCTGCTGGCCAAAATGATCGcagtgatggtgatggtggttaTAGAGGAGGAAGTGGTGGAGGATTTGGTGGTAACAGAGGAGGAAGAGGTGGTGATAGTTATGATGGTAATAGAAGTAGTAATTATAACGATGGAAGCAGAGGAGGTGGTTATGATAATAGAAGTGGGAATAGAGGTGGGTCTTACAGTGGTAATCAAGGAAGAGAtgatagtggatacaatcaagCTCCACCACCATCTCTCCCTTcatatggtggtggtggtggaggtaaTTATCCACCGGCTCCGAACTCGTATGGTGGGAATGCTAATTACGGAATGGAAGCAGTTCCTCCACCTACAAGCTATACTGGTGGACCCACATCATACCCTCCATCTTATGGTGGTCCTGCTAGTGGTTATGGGGGTGATGCTACAGGTGAGGTGAGGAGTGGTGGACGAGGTGGTCAACCTGGTGGGTATGAAGGTGGACGTGGTGGTGGCGGTTCTCGAAATCAGGGAGGTAGTGGTTATGGGGCTGCTCCTGCTGATGCCCCGGCTAAAATTAAGCAGTGCGATGATAATTGTGGCGATACTTGTGACAAtgcaagaatatatatatctaatttGCCACCTGATGTGACCATTGAAGAACTGAGAGAACTTTTTGGCGGCATTGGACAA GTTGGAAGGATTAAGCAGAAGCGGGGCTATAAAGATCAATGGCCCTGGAATATAAAGATATACACTGATGAGAATGGAAACAACAAAGGTGATGCCTGTTTGGCATATGAAGACCCATCTGCTGCTCACTCTGCTGGCGGTTTTTACAACA ATTATGATTTCAGGGGCTATAAAATCAATGTTGCAATGGCAGAAAAGTCAGCTCCGAGGCAACCTGCACATGACCATGG TGGTGGTAGAGGTGGCTATGGTGGTGGAGGTCGACGCAGGGATAATTACCGAGATGGTGGGAATTCTGGTCCAGACAGGCATCAATATGGTGGAAATCGATCACGTCCTTACTGA